The proteins below come from a single Anderseniella sp. Alg231-50 genomic window:
- the xdhB gene encoding xanthine dehydrogenase molybdopterin binding subunit → MTQQTQIIGGVHVDQRHDSAHKHVTGRADYIDDMAAPEGLLHAYLGLSTVAHGDIEAMDLSAVLAAPGVVGVLTADDIPGHNDVSPTGKQDDPVFAQTVEFHGQPIFAVVAETRAAARNAAALAKVDYNAKPHFTDVADARSADYPLVTEPLTLKRGDAAKALEAATRRIRGEMRVGGQDHFYLEGHIAMAIPGEDDEVTVFSSTQHPSEVQHMVGHVLAVPSNAVTVNVRRMGGAFGGKETQSNLFAAVAALAAKQYGRAVKIRPDRDDDMVATGKRHDFLVEYDVGFDDAGLISGVNANFAARCGNSADLSGPVTDRTLFHADNCYYFDNVLLQSQPLKTNTVSNTAFRGFGGPQGMVGGERIIEEIAYALGKDPLDIRKANFYGGEGRNITPYHQQVDDNIIARLVEELEASSQYAARREAILAFNAKKGVIRKGIALTPVKFGISFTATWYNQAGALVHVYTDGSVHLNHGGTEMGQGLNTKVAQVLADEFQIDLNHVKITATNTGKVPNTSATAASSGSDLNGMAAANAAQQIKARLVDFACETHGVTPDQVAFEPNVVLVGNQRIPFPDFIRSAYMARVQLSAAGFYKTPDIHWDREAGKGRPFYYFAYGAAVSEVSIDTLTGEYQVDRVDILHDAGRSLNPALDIGQIEGGFVQGMGWLTTEELWWDTDGRLRTHAPSTYKIPLASDRPRIFNVALADWSENREMTIRRSKAVGEPPFMLAISVLEALSMAVASAADYRICPKLDCPATPERVLLAFERLARESGGT, encoded by the coding sequence ATGACACAGCAAACCCAGATCATCGGCGGCGTGCACGTGGACCAGCGCCATGATTCCGCGCACAAGCATGTCACGGGCCGGGCCGACTACATCGACGACATGGCTGCGCCTGAAGGCCTGCTGCATGCCTATCTCGGCCTGTCCACGGTCGCCCATGGCGATATCGAGGCCATGGACCTGTCGGCTGTGCTCGCCGCGCCCGGTGTGGTCGGGGTGCTGACGGCGGACGACATTCCCGGCCATAACGATGTCAGCCCCACCGGCAAGCAGGACGATCCGGTATTTGCACAGACAGTGGAGTTTCACGGCCAGCCGATCTTTGCGGTGGTGGCCGAGACCCGGGCAGCGGCACGCAATGCCGCCGCGCTGGCGAAGGTCGACTACAACGCGAAACCGCATTTCACCGACGTGGCCGATGCCCGCTCGGCCGACTATCCTCTGGTGACCGAACCGCTCACGCTCAAGCGTGGCGATGCCGCCAAGGCCCTGGAAGCCGCAACCCGGCGTATCCGGGGCGAAATGCGGGTCGGCGGGCAGGACCATTTCTACCTTGAAGGCCATATCGCCATGGCGATCCCCGGCGAGGATGACGAGGTCACCGTGTTTTCGTCCACCCAGCATCCAAGCGAAGTACAGCACATGGTGGGCCATGTCCTGGCGGTTCCGTCCAATGCGGTCACGGTGAATGTGCGGCGCATGGGCGGTGCGTTCGGCGGCAAGGAAACCCAGTCCAACCTGTTTGCGGCAGTGGCCGCGCTGGCGGCGAAGCAATATGGCCGGGCCGTCAAGATCAGGCCGGACCGGGACGACGACATGGTTGCCACCGGCAAGCGGCACGACTTCCTGGTGGAGTATGATGTCGGCTTTGATGACGCCGGGCTTATTTCCGGCGTGAACGCAAACTTTGCCGCGCGCTGCGGCAACTCCGCCGACCTGTCGGGCCCGGTGACGGACCGGACACTGTTCCATGCCGACAATTGCTATTACTTCGACAACGTCCTGCTGCAGTCGCAACCCCTGAAGACCAATACGGTGTCCAATACCGCGTTTCGCGGTTTCGGCGGGCCGCAGGGCATGGTGGGCGGCGAGCGTATAATCGAGGAAATCGCCTATGCCCTCGGCAAGGACCCGCTGGACATCCGCAAGGCCAATTTCTATGGCGGCGAAGGGCGCAACATAACGCCGTATCACCAGCAGGTGGACGACAACATCATTGCCCGTCTGGTGGAAGAACTGGAAGCCTCCAGCCAATACGCGGCTCGGCGCGAGGCCATCCTGGCGTTCAATGCGAAGAAAGGCGTGATCCGCAAGGGCATCGCGCTGACACCGGTCAAGTTCGGCATCTCGTTCACCGCCACCTGGTACAACCAGGCGGGCGCTCTGGTCCATGTCTATACCGACGGATCGGTTCACCTGAACCATGGCGGCACTGAAATGGGGCAGGGTCTGAATACCAAGGTCGCCCAGGTGCTGGCCGACGAGTTCCAGATCGACCTCAACCATGTGAAAATCACTGCCACCAACACCGGCAAGGTGCCAAACACGTCTGCCACCGCGGCGTCGTCGGGATCTGACCTCAACGGCATGGCCGCGGCCAACGCCGCCCAGCAGATCAAGGCGCGGTTGGTGGACTTCGCCTGCGAGACCCATGGTGTGACACCGGACCAGGTGGCGTTCGAACCCAATGTCGTGCTGGTCGGCAACCAGCGCATCCCGTTTCCCGATTTCATCCGCTCTGCCTACATGGCGCGGGTGCAGCTGTCGGCGGCGGGCTTTTACAAGACACCGGATATCCATTGGGACCGGGAAGCCGGCAAGGGCCGCCCGTTCTACTATTTCGCCTATGGCGCTGCCGTGTCGGAAGTCAGTATCGATACCCTGACCGGCGAGTACCAGGTCGACCGGGTCGATATCCTGCATGATGCGGGCCGCTCGCTTAACCCGGCACTTGATATCGGCCAGATCGAAGGCGGTTTCGTGCAGGGCATGGGCTGGCTGACGACGGAAGAACTGTGGTGGGACACCGACGGCCGACTGCGCACCCATGCCCCGTCTACCTACAAGATTCCGCTGGCATCGGACCGGCCGCGCATATTCAATGTTGCCCTGGCCGACTGGTCGGAAAACCGGGAGATGACCATCCGGCGCTCAAAGGCCGTCGGCGAGCCGCCGTTCATGCTGGCGATCTCGGTGCTTGAGGCATTGTCCATGGCGGTGGCGTCGGCGGCGGATTACAGGATTTGTCCGAAACTTGATTGCCCGGCAACGCCTGAACGCGTGCTGTTGGCGTTCGAGCGGCTGGCGCGTGAATCTGGAGGGACATGA
- a CDS encoding ABC transporter permease subunit: MTDSLLIPIIMTIVGAATPILLAALGELVVEKSGVLNLGVEGMMLIGAVTGFAVTATTGYAPLGVVAAMIAAAASAGLFGFLTLTLTANQVATGLALTIFGIGLSALAGENYVGQTVDVFGSVFPAALSEHPVLRVIFGYSPLVYVSLLLVAAVSWFLRKSRGGLILRAVGESDLSAHSIGYSVIGVRYMAVLFGGAMAGIAGCFYSLVLTPMWAEQLTAGRGWIALALVVFAGWRPMRLLLGAYLFGAVMTLELHAKAAGFSLVAPEFLAAMPYLATIAVLAIISARKAGKSLAPACLGKPFKPSS; the protein is encoded by the coding sequence ATGACTGATTCACTCCTAATCCCGATCATCATGACCATTGTGGGGGCCGCGACGCCAATCCTGCTGGCCGCCCTTGGCGAACTGGTCGTCGAGAAAAGTGGCGTCCTGAACCTGGGTGTCGAGGGCATGATGCTGATCGGCGCGGTCACCGGATTTGCGGTTACCGCGACCACCGGTTATGCGCCTCTCGGCGTTGTCGCTGCCATGATCGCGGCAGCGGCGTCAGCCGGGCTGTTTGGCTTTCTGACCCTCACGCTGACTGCCAACCAGGTGGCGACCGGCCTGGCCCTGACCATTTTCGGTATCGGCCTGTCGGCGTTGGCAGGGGAAAACTATGTCGGCCAGACCGTTGATGTGTTCGGCTCGGTATTTCCAGCCGCACTGTCAGAACATCCGGTATTGCGGGTGATCTTCGGCTACAGCCCGCTGGTCTATGTGTCGTTGCTGCTGGTTGCCGCTGTGAGCTGGTTCCTGCGCAAGAGCAGGGGCGGGCTGATATTGCGGGCGGTCGGCGAGTCCGACCTGTCGGCACACTCCATCGGCTACTCGGTTATCGGCGTGCGCTACATGGCGGTGCTGTTCGGCGGCGCCATGGCCGGCATTGCCGGTTGTTTCTATTCGCTGGTGCTGACGCCCATGTGGGCTGAACAGCTTACCGCCGGGCGCGGCTGGATCGCGCTGGCGCTGGTGGTGTTTGCCGGCTGGCGGCCCATGCGGCTGTTGCTGGGCGCCTACCTGTTCGGTGCCGTCATGACACTGGAACTGCACGCTAAGGCTGCCGGGTTCTCGCTTGTTGCGCCTGAATTCCTGGCTGCCATGCCGTACCTCGCCACCATTGCGGTGCTGGCGATCATATCTGCGCGAAAGGCCGGAAAGTCTCTCGCGCCCGCCTGCCTTGGCAAACCGTTCAAGCCAAGTTCGTAA
- a CDS encoding BMP family ABC transporter substrate-binding protein has product MKTITRRTILKTTAAAGALPIIGSSAFAADPLKVAFVYLGPIGDHGWTYAHEQGRQDVIKKFGDKVKTTIVENVAEGPDSERVIRRLAEEGNQLVFTTSFGYMNPTLKVAKRFKDVKFEHATGYQRSSNMSTYNARFYEGRAVCGTIAGHMSKTGVAGYIASFPIPEVVMGINAFTLAARKVNPDFKTKVLWVSSWYDPAKEADAAKALIDQGSDIIAQHTDSPAALQTCEQRGLMAFGQAWDMSTFAPKAHLTAIVNRWGRYYEARIQQALDGKWESGDTWWGFKEGVLEMSPYNESIPADVQAAAEATRNGITDGSINPFTGPIKDNTGKERLASGVLGDGDLHKMDWYVEGVQS; this is encoded by the coding sequence ATGAAGACGATTACCAGACGTACGATACTGAAAACCACCGCCGCTGCTGGCGCATTGCCGATCATCGGTTCATCGGCCTTTGCTGCCGATCCGCTGAAGGTGGCATTTGTCTACCTTGGCCCGATAGGAGACCACGGCTGGACCTATGCCCATGAGCAGGGCCGTCAGGATGTGATCAAGAAATTCGGCGACAAGGTGAAGACCACGATCGTGGAGAACGTGGCCGAAGGACCTGACTCCGAACGGGTCATCCGCCGTCTCGCGGAAGAGGGCAACCAGCTCGTATTCACGACGTCGTTCGGCTACATGAACCCAACCCTGAAAGTCGCCAAGCGCTTCAAGGACGTGAAGTTCGAGCACGCGACCGGCTATCAGCGCTCATCGAACATGTCGACATACAATGCACGGTTCTATGAAGGCCGTGCGGTGTGCGGCACCATTGCCGGGCACATGTCGAAAACCGGCGTGGCCGGCTACATTGCCTCGTTCCCGATCCCGGAAGTGGTCATGGGCATCAATGCCTTCACGCTGGCAGCGCGCAAGGTGAACCCTGATTTCAAGACCAAGGTATTGTGGGTTTCAAGCTGGTACGATCCGGCCAAGGAAGCCGATGCCGCCAAGGCGCTGATCGACCAGGGCTCCGATATCATCGCCCAGCATACGGATTCACCGGCTGCGCTGCAGACCTGCGAACAGCGTGGCCTGATGGCATTCGGACAAGCCTGGGACATGTCGACCTTCGCTCCCAAGGCGCACCTGACCGCCATCGTCAATCGCTGGGGGCGCTATTACGAAGCCCGCATCCAGCAGGCGCTTGACGGCAAGTGGGAGTCAGGCGACACGTGGTGGGGCTTCAAGGAAGGCGTACTGGAAATGTCGCCCTATAACGAGTCCATCCCGGCTGATGTACAGGCGGCGGCCGAAGCCACCCGTAATGGCATTACCGATGGCAGCATCAATCCGTTCACCGGGCCGATCAAGGACAATACCGGCAAGGAAAGGCTGGCGTCAGGCGTGCTGGGTGACGGCGACCTGCACAAGATGGACTGGTATGTGGAAGGCGTGCAGAGCTAG
- a CDS encoding ABC transporter permease subunit encodes MLIELEKRKEPSKAMLYLAPVIAVAATMLAGAIIFSLIGHDGFGAVRKIFLSPLLDSYKWQDLGVKAAPLILIGVGLAIGFRANVWNIGAEGQYIMGGLAGTGVALATWGMTGWWILPLMCIAGIAGGAAYAGIPAFLKTRLNVNEILSSLMLTYVAIQVLYYLMRGPWKDPQGFNFPQTRLFTDDQILPTVIPNTVVHLGVPLAFLVAIAAWFVMSRSVFGFQIRVVGAAPAAARYGGFNTNKTIWAALLAGGGLAGFAGILEAAGPFGQMVPQFPTQYGFTAIIVAFLGRLHPIGIIFAGIILAVTYVGGELAQSSIGLPAAATGVFQAMMLFFLLATDVLVKYRVKFASAVKAGDPA; translated from the coding sequence ATGCTCATTGAACTGGAAAAACGTAAAGAACCCAGCAAGGCAATGCTGTACCTGGCACCGGTGATCGCCGTTGCCGCAACCATGCTGGCAGGTGCCATCATCTTCTCCCTCATCGGCCATGACGGGTTTGGCGCGGTGCGCAAGATATTCCTGTCGCCGCTGCTGGACAGCTATAAATGGCAGGACCTCGGCGTGAAGGCAGCGCCGCTGATCCTGATCGGGGTCGGGCTGGCAATCGGGTTCAGGGCCAATGTCTGGAATATCGGGGCAGAGGGCCAGTACATCATGGGCGGCCTGGCCGGCACCGGCGTGGCGCTGGCGACATGGGGCATGACCGGGTGGTGGATCCTGCCTCTTATGTGCATCGCCGGCATTGCCGGTGGTGCAGCCTATGCAGGTATTCCGGCATTCCTGAAGACCAGGCTCAATGTGAACGAGATCCTGTCCAGCCTGATGCTGACCTATGTGGCGATACAGGTGCTGTATTACCTTATGCGCGGACCGTGGAAGGACCCGCAAGGGTTCAACTTCCCGCAGACGCGGCTGTTCACCGATGACCAGATTTTGCCGACCGTCATACCGAACACCGTGGTTCATCTCGGCGTGCCGCTGGCGTTCCTGGTGGCGATTGCCGCATGGTTCGTGATGTCGCGGTCGGTCTTCGGGTTCCAGATCCGCGTTGTCGGTGCCGCACCTGCTGCCGCGCGCTATGGCGGTTTCAATACCAACAAGACGATCTGGGCCGCACTCCTGGCCGGCGGCGGGCTGGCGGGTTTTGCCGGTATTCTGGAGGCGGCCGGGCCGTTCGGCCAGATGGTCCCGCAGTTTCCGACCCAATACGGGTTCACAGCGATTATTGTTGCCTTCCTCGGCCGGCTGCATCCCATAGGCATCATTTTTGCGGGCATCATACTGGCGGTTACATATGTCGGCGGTGAGCTTGCACAATCGTCCATCGGACTGCCTGCCGCCGCGACCGGCGTGTTCCAGGCCATGATGCTGTTCTTCCTGCTGGCGACAGATGTGCTGGTGAAGTACCGCGTCAAGTTTGCCTCAGCCGTCAAAGCAGGAGACCCAGCATGA
- the xdhC gene encoding xanthine dehydrogenase accessory protein XdhC: MYRYRHDIWLFAHGGGPFVLVNVDTAAGSAPRDAGTWMLVSPKRIFRTIGGGQLEKLAIDKARDLIASGGNKPVHLKVPLGPEIGQCCGGSVGVSLQLLGEAEIDRIAGGLEEELAGLPHVYVFGAGHVGNALCEALSLLPVQPVLIDTRHEELQTAPPGIETRLVAMPESVVRKAVPGSAYVILTHEHSLDFLIAREALARSDVAYVGMIGSKTKLASFRNWIRRDAGETVDTERLVCPIGGGRLRDKRPEVIAALVAAELVEHLSAAKAGDAVQASAQLKIVGGDT; this comes from the coding sequence ATGTACCGTTATCGTCATGACATCTGGTTGTTTGCCCACGGCGGCGGACCGTTCGTGCTGGTGAATGTGGATACCGCAGCAGGCTCTGCGCCGCGTGACGCGGGCACATGGATGCTGGTGTCGCCGAAGCGGATTTTCAGGACAATCGGCGGCGGCCAGCTGGAAAAGCTGGCGATAGACAAGGCGCGCGACCTGATCGCCTCCGGCGGCAACAAACCGGTTCATCTGAAAGTCCCGCTGGGACCGGAGATCGGGCAGTGCTGCGGCGGATCCGTCGGGGTGTCGCTGCAGTTGCTCGGCGAAGCTGAAATCGACCGGATCGCAGGTGGGCTGGAGGAAGAACTTGCCGGCCTGCCGCACGTCTATGTTTTCGGCGCCGGGCATGTCGGCAATGCCCTGTGTGAAGCATTGAGCCTGTTGCCGGTGCAGCCGGTTCTCATCGATACCCGGCACGAAGAACTGCAAACCGCGCCGCCGGGCATCGAGACACGGCTGGTTGCAATGCCGGAAAGTGTCGTTCGCAAGGCGGTGCCGGGCAGTGCCTATGTCATCCTGACCCACGAACATTCGCTGGACTTCCTGATTGCCAGGGAAGCACTGGCGCGCAGCGACGTGGCCTATGTCGGCATGATCGGCTCGAAGACCAAGCTTGCATCGTTCCGCAACTGGATCAGGCGCGATGCGGGCGAGACGGTCGACACTGAACGCCTGGTATGCCCGATCGGCGGTGGGCGGTTACGCGACAAGCGGCCGGAGGTTATTGCAGCACTGGTGGCGGCTGAGCTGGTGGAGCATTTGAGTGCTGCAAAGGCAGGGGATGCTGTGCAAGCATCGGCACAACTGAAGATTGTGGGAGGGGATACATGA
- a CDS encoding ATP-binding cassette domain-containing protein: protein MSDEIKHRIELNGITKAFPGVLANDAVSFKVEPGEIHALLGENGAGKSTLVKMIYGIMQPDAGEIVWDGEPVMVANPKAARKMGVGMVFQHFSLFEAMTVLENIALGMDGSISQSSLEEKIREVLHTYDLKLDPHRVVSTLSVGERQRIEIVRALLLEPQLLIMDEPTSVLTPQEVAQLFETLRRLSKTGCSILYISHKLHEIRDLCDAATILRGGKVVGECDPREETPKSMAEMMIGGNLKQISKAASREFGEDRFVADGLTIAGEGDFGVALDDICFAVRAGEIFGIAGVAGNGQNELLLALSGEKPSSPANAIRLDSHAIAEMNAVGRRSLGLCAVPEERNGHGAVVDFSLTDNTILTARDRMELARNGIVHGGAATTFAGQIIDDFSVMTTGPGSLAGSLSGGNLQKFIMGREILQKPEVLIVSQPTWGVDAGAAAAIHQALVDLAENGSAILVISQDLDELLALSDRLAVINEGRLSKTLKVGEASIDEIGLLMGGVHGDPFATAEMTEAVHAH, encoded by the coding sequence ATGAGCGACGAGATCAAGCATCGTATCGAACTGAATGGTATCACCAAGGCGTTTCCCGGCGTTCTGGCCAATGATGCCGTGAGCTTCAAGGTGGAGCCGGGCGAAATTCACGCCCTGCTGGGTGAAAACGGCGCCGGCAAATCGACGCTGGTGAAAATGATCTACGGCATCATGCAACCCGACGCCGGCGAAATTGTCTGGGACGGCGAGCCCGTCATGGTCGCCAACCCGAAGGCCGCCCGCAAGATGGGTGTCGGCATGGTGTTCCAGCACTTCTCGCTGTTTGAGGCAATGACCGTGCTGGAGAACATCGCGCTGGGCATGGACGGTTCCATCTCGCAGTCCAGCCTGGAGGAAAAAATCCGCGAGGTGCTGCACACCTACGACCTGAAACTTGATCCGCATCGCGTGGTCAGCACGCTCAGCGTCGGCGAACGCCAGCGCATCGAGATCGTGCGTGCCCTGCTGCTCGAACCGCAGCTCCTGATCATGGATGAACCGACATCGGTGCTGACGCCGCAGGAAGTGGCGCAGCTGTTTGAAACCTTGCGCAGGTTGTCGAAGACCGGCTGTTCGATCCTTTATATTTCTCACAAGCTGCACGAGATCAGGGACCTGTGTGATGCAGCAACCATCCTGCGCGGCGGCAAGGTCGTGGGCGAGTGCGATCCACGCGAGGAAACACCAAAATCCATGGCCGAGATGATGATCGGCGGCAACCTCAAGCAGATCAGCAAGGCCGCAAGTCGTGAGTTCGGCGAGGACAGATTTGTCGCCGACGGGCTGACCATTGCAGGCGAAGGCGATTTCGGCGTGGCGCTGGACGACATCTGTTTCGCGGTACGGGCAGGCGAAATTTTCGGCATCGCCGGTGTCGCCGGCAACGGGCAGAATGAACTGCTGCTGGCGCTGAGCGGTGAAAAGCCGTCATCTCCGGCAAACGCCATCCGGCTGGACAGTCACGCAATCGCTGAAATGAATGCGGTGGGCCGCCGGAGCCTGGGGCTTTGCGCCGTGCCGGAAGAACGCAACGGTCATGGCGCGGTCGTGGATTTCAGCCTGACTGACAACACTATCCTGACCGCCCGCGACCGCATGGAACTGGCCAGGAACGGCATTGTACACGGCGGGGCGGCCACGACCTTTGCAGGGCAGATCATCGATGATTTCTCGGTCATGACGACCGGGCCGGGATCGCTGGCAGGTTCGCTGTCGGGCGGCAATCTGCAAAAATTCATCATGGGCCGGGAGATACTGCAAAAACCGGAAGTCCTGATCGTGTCGCAGCCGACCTGGGGTGTTGATGCCGGTGCTGCGGCAGCCATTCACCAGGCGCTCGTTGACCTGGCGGAAAACGGTTCGGCCATCCTGGTGATTTCCCAGGACCTCGACGAACTGCTGGCACTCAGTGATCGCCTGGCGGTGATCAATGAAGGCCGGCTGTCGAAAACACTGAAGGTTGGCGAGGCGTCCATCGATGAAATCGGCCTGCTGATGGGCGGTGTGCACGGTGACCCGTTTGCAACAGCGGAAATGACGGAGGCGGTCCATGCTCATTGA